From Salvelinus alpinus chromosome 20, SLU_Salpinus.1, whole genome shotgun sequence:
TGTATGTGTTTTAAAAAGGACGGATGCATACATGTGAATGTAAATGTATCATAGAATGTAACAGGTCATCTCATTCCCTGGATCTTTCTTAACAACTTATAGGCACAGACAGTATGCTACAAGCCTACTGTACAAGGTCCTTCCTCAGACAAGTTCCTCAGTTTTTACAAATAACAGATCAGAATCACAATCATTAGTTTTGGCCACATCTCATCTGATTTCTTTCTTTCCAAACCCATTAGTATTCTACTCGTTGCTCATATTGTTTAGGGGACTTCCAACAATTCACCCCTCAGTTCACTGCACTCTCTCTGGATCATTCCCTACTTTATAGCTCCATCAAAACAAAGCAGGCTGAATTCCTGATGCAATCATTGCACACACGTCATGCAGATTAATGTGGATAGTAGGATAGGATAGTTTACCTTTGCCTCCTGCCATTGTTCTCATTCTCAATCCCCTGCAGTCAAGCAGAAGTAATGAGGCAGCCTTACTCTCTCAGCTCCCATGCTGAGCCCCTCCATCACAAAACCCTCTGACACCCAGGGTCAAATGAATCGTCATCAGTAAATTGTTATCTTCGACAACATCCCATCCCGTTGTCAGGGCCGAGTATGATTAGAAATTATGCTTTCAGGATCACATTTGACACTATTTACATATACTGTACAAGTTAATTACACTATTCAGACCTACAAGTTATTCATACTATTCACATGGCTCTACAAGTTAGTTAAACCAAGCAAAGCTGACCGTGATGTGTGATCTTGTGGTTGACCTTTTCCTTACTTTTTCCACTCTCCTTCAGGCTCTCCTTGTACTCCTTGTAAGTTTCCATCAGTGttttatatgtagaggatgtggGAGTAGTTCATTTCAGGTGTGTCAATAAACAATACAGGTTCATGAACCTCAAGCAGCTCATGATGGTACAAATGTATATTAAAACTTACGATTTGCAAGGTGAAGcagaagaaaatatatattttgagctCTGTATGCACTGTTCTCTAGACCTACAGGGTTGATGAATGGTGAGGCTAGATACTGAGATGCTGTTGAATTGGAATCATTAAACAGCCTATTTAACATTTCCCAGTGAAGTATACTCCCCACAGCTCCGTTCCGCCATTAATACAGACAATTTCACTGATCATTAAGGCAACTTCTCTCTATGGGTCATCTACTGTGAGATGCAATGGAGAACTTCACAGTCCCCAATCCCCTCTCCCTGATAGCTACACAACATGGCTGCTAGTGAACAATAAGGAGAGCAATGATAAGGCACTGGTTTCCCGGACCCAGATTAAACTTACTCCTGGACAATCTGGGTCTGTTTAACCAGCCATATAGGGAACTACTGTACAACGGCACTCTTAAGCAAGGTGGATGTCACAATATACAGCCTCACGTACTTATACCTCTGCCACCGCCATTTTCCTCATATCTCCTCTAGTCTATCCCATCTCACAATATGGATCCAGGTCTTGATGTTCACAAAATATGGGATTTGTTTGTATAGAATATTTGGGGATACACCATCAGTCAACTCCAGAGAGAGAATTGGTCTTACTGACAAGTGTCTCTTCTACTGTGCAATCAAACATAATTTACTGGCTATATGAAAAGAGCTAATCAGCAGTATGGACATATCCATCATATTATGAAGACTACAAGAAACATTGAAAATATAGACAGATGAAAAGTTATGAATGGTGTGACTTCCACCTTGTGGCCAACAAGTATACCCCCCTCCCAAACTATCCAATACGAAGCCTATGGTGCAGTACCCTGATAAAAGATAAGTAATTTTATGTccattatatttatattttgttcCAGAGCAATTACACTGAGtctgtttctctttctgtgtAATAGAAGGACTGGGATGGTGCTTTATCACTAGTCCATACTCATCCCCAACATTAGCTCAAATATAATGAGGGTTACACAGAGGACGAGCCACTCTGTAGAATGATAAAAGACTTAGGAGTGCGCTGGTGACACTGCATCGGTCATTAGTCTTCCTCAGTTTGCCCTTTTCAGACATTTCTAAATAAGTACCGCACTGTGAGTTTAGCAGACCTCCTAATCTGTTTAAGAGGGGCAAAGGAAGGCAGAGCTAAGAAGAAGTATCACAGCTGGTCTGATGTCAGGGAGGCAAGTAATAGGCTAAGAGCCATCTTTACTAATCACTCACCTGACAACATGGCGGGGTCCTTTATGCCTCGTCTCTCCCGTGTCGctcttccccaggttgttgctgtaagtAAATGAGAATGATTTGGAAAATGGTCAACTTACTTGGCAAAAAAAATTGGGGTTAAATACAATAAACAATAGCCCTTCTGGTAATACCTAATACATAATGGTATGACTATTCTTAACTAAAACAATAAAAAGGTGAGTCATTTTGCAATTTCATTCTCAAGATATGTTTAGGAACATGACCTCGAGTTTAGCTAAGAAGTTTTGAGGTTCAAAGTGCTGTATTTATTCAGTTTGGTATTCTGGATGTAACATTAGCTAACTAAAGCTAGCATGCTTCAAACTATGCTTCAAATCATGCTGccgttctgtctgtctggtcagACTTGTTTTGAGTTGGTATTTAAATGTAAACGTGGACTGCAGGACTCAGGAGCAATAACCATTTAACATCTAGTGTTAAAAGTTTCATGAAAATGTGTTCAGTTTTTGGAATATGGTcaacctcgactaaccggtgcccccgcacattgagtctgtaccggtacctcctgtatatagcctcactattgttattttaatgctgctcttgaattatttgttacttttatttcgtaTTCTTTACTTTTCTATTTTTACTTGAcacgtatttttcttaaaactgcatttttggttaagggcgtgtaagtaagcatttcactgtaaggtctactacacctgttgtatgcatgtgacaaatacaatttaatttgatttgaacttGGGCATGGTTTACAGGTGAGATTGAGGTGAAATATCCTCTAGCTACTGTTACAAGATTTTCCCCGATCCCTCCTCTTTCCTCACGCGTTACGTCCCTCCTCTTTCCTCACGTGTTACGTGACGTCACTAAATTCAAATGGCCCCAAATAAAACCAGGCTGAAGCTTCTCAGGGAGCGAGCCAGCAGCTGGTAAGAGGAAGAAAAAATGCCATATCCCAAAATATTGGTAGAATAGAGAAGATATCTGATGAAATGCTCTATATTAACAATGTTTCCTGAAATGTGTGGCCTTTAATTTAACAACATATCAAAAATTATACccagtagctagcaagctagctagcctgtGATAGAATACAGTCAGTTAGCTAGCTTCAAGATTGCATGCTGAGCTGGTTAGTGAGCTAAATCAGAATGAAAATTAGTATTAGTTCATAAAAACAGTCCCTGATAAATGTAACAATGTCATAAGCATCAAAAGCTACCTAGCTATAGCCTATacctagttagctaactagcttgatAATCCATCTAAATTCGACTAACAAGACAGTCTGGCCTGCAGAGGGGTAAATTCAAGCTGAGGGCCCTAATAATGCTCTGGATTCCCCTCTGACTCATTCTGTAGACTCCTTATGAGTGTCTTATTAAATGCTGTCTGCTTTATGACTGTAATGAAACAAGCAAATATAACAGTTTTAATCCGAAAAGCACATTTCAACTCCTAAAAGCACCAACAGGGGTAATGTTTTTACCTCAAATTGGAAATGATGGCAAAATTACACCTTCTGTCAAACAGTAACACTTTTTCTTTCAACCTTAGTAAATGGTTTAAAATCCCCAAAATAAGCATATATTTTAACATTTTCACACATTTATAGTCAGACGTGATGTTTATGTTTATCATTTTTTGAGCAGTTATTTTGATCCATTTCATCCATAGCAACTTGTCATGGACATGTTTCTGTTATTCATTCAAAGGCGATTGAGCTAATCTGACATACCGGTATGTCCTAAAATAGCCACTGATATGGGCATTATAGGTGATATgtgtcacgatctatcacaaggatgacgctggagagacgaagcaggtacggggagtaacatttaataaatcacggacatggaacgagacataaacagcttagcaaacagaaaaacaatcaatgcagaagcagggaacagagctggggaactgacacatataggggaggaaatgaacaggtgataatagagtccaggtgagtccaataacgctgatgcgcgtgacaaggaaaggcaggtgtacgtgatggatggcaggagtgagtgatgcaaggcattctggcgccctcaagcgccagggggagggaaagagcgggagcagacgtgacaataTGTGGACCGGTGGCTCCATATCTGTATATTTTCAgggtacatactgtacatctatCTCTGTGCCAAATCTGGTACTTTTATTTGTTATTATTGAGTCCACATTTTCagctagatacagttgaagtcggaagtttacatacacttaggttggagtcattaaaacttgttttttaaccactccacaaatttcttgttaacaaactatagttttggcaagtcggttaggatatctactttgtacatgacacaagtcatttttctaacaattgtttacagattatttcacttataattgactgtatcacaattccagtgggtcagaagtttacatacactaagttgactgtgcctttaaacagcttggaaaattccagaaaatgatgtaatggctttaaaagcttctgataggctaattgacataatttgagtcaattggaggtgtacttttggatgtatttcaaggcctatcttcaaactcagtgcttctttgcttgacatcatgggaaaatctaaagatatCAGACAAGACCtctgaaaaaaaattgtagacctccacaagtctggttcatccttgggagcaatttccaaacgcctgaaggtaccacgttcatctgtacaaataatcgtacacaagtataaacaccatgggaacacgcagccgtcatacctcttaggaaggagatgcgttaTGTTTCCTAGAGAtggatgtactttggtgcaaaaagtgcaaatcaatcccagaacaacagcaaaggaccttgtgaacatAAAGTACAGTAaaataagtcctatatcgacatagcctgaaaggccactcagcaaggaagaagccactgttccaaaaccgccataaaaaagacaggctacggtttgcaactgcacatggggacaaagatcgtactttttggagaaatgtcctctggtctgatgaaacaaaaatagaactgcttagccataatgaccattgttatgtttggaggaaaaagggtgaagcttgcaagccgaagaacaccatcccaaccgtgaagcacgggggaggcagcatcatgttgtggggttgctttgcggcaggagggactggtgcacttcacaaaatagatggcatcatgaggtaggaaaattatgtggatatattgaagcaacatctcaagacatcagtcaggaagttaaagcttgggacgcaaatgggtcttccaaatgcacaatgaccccaagcatacttccaaagttgtggcaaaatggcttaagcacaacaaggtactggagtggccatcacaaagccctgaccttaatcctatagaaaatttgtgggcagaactgaaaaagtgtgtgcgagcaaggaggcctacaaacctgacttagttacaccagctctgtcaggaggaatgggccaaatttcacccaatttattatgggaatgttgtggaaggctacccaaaacgtttgacccaagttaaataattttaaggcaatgctaccaaatactaatcgaTATTATATGACTACAGTAGCTACAGTTCTGTGTTTTATTTCAAAGTCATGTTTGGAGAACTTTTTGTGACTTTTTGTGAAAAGAATATGGTGCCATAGTGGTGACATACTGCAGACTCACATCCCAGATTTGtatgttttattgttttgtatgttttgtatgtttatgtaaacttctgacccaatgggaatgtgatgaaagaaataaaagctgaaataagtcattctctctactattattctgacatttcacattcttacaataaattgatgattctaactgacctaagacagggaatttttactaggattaaatgtcaagatttgtgaaaaactgagtttaaatgtagttggctaaggtgaatgtaaactttcgacttgaACTGTAGATGTTTatattattgtcacatacaccggataggtacAGTAAAATGGGTTTCTTTACAGGGTCAGTTCTTTAGTTTATTTGCTTACCTTCTACTGGGGACTTGGTTTCTGATCTTTTTTAAAAACTAAGCTTTGGATTGGGAAGTGTGAACAGCGTTTCACTCCACCTGCTTGAGTGATGGGGGGAACTAACTCTGCTTGACAAAGTCCTAAAACTTCAGAAGGATAAAAACAAGGGTTTcgaaatatacttttttttaccccttgGGGTCAAAATTGTCCTCCTTTTGGTGCTTTTAGGGTTAATATAAATGCTTAACAGCTCTAATATTTGTACCCATTCATTCCTATGCACTTTTTGCATCTAAAGTAAGATCGCAATGTACTGTGAATGACCTGTAGAGGATACTGTATGGCATGTTTGTTTCCCTACCATTACATTACACTAGAATTCTGAAGGAAATATGAGATGTATCATGTACTGAGACTAGTAGGCATTTCAAAATATACATTCAACACATATCAACAAAGACAACATTGTCTAAATCTAACAGGTTGAATCCAATATTTCATGATTGACCATTTTACGCTACGATTGAAGACCACCAACTTTACAAAGaaaaaagcatttatttggcaACATATTTTGAAGTGGTTTTTGTTCAGAAAAGAAGGTGAAAACCTAGCAATAATAGACTAACTTTAAAAGAAAAGAGTAGGACACACATTGTTATAAAAGAGCAGAATGATTAGGACAGTggttgttggaaatattactttaCTGTTGTAGGGCAGAACAGAGTGACTGATCCAGCAATAACAGCAAATGAGCTGTGTCCCTCACCAGAGTAGCATTCATTAGggcacaatacatttttttatgtttacagctgaaaacaaaaatgacaatttcctattggacaagtccaggtagtccctccacGTGCCTGTCCGTTTTGTTCAATTTGATACCTTATGAACATGACCAAAGTTcattcacacagacacaaatgAACCAGAAGAATCAACTGTTGTCTGATGAACATACATACCTACATACACTCAGTTAATATACAAACATAATTTATATAGAGGGGTGAATTGGTAGTGAGTTGGTAGCCTATATCATGATATCCTTAATGGTGTTGGCACAAACTGCTTTAGCATTCTCCAGCATGGGAACTTTGAAGAGTTCTTATTTTTTAAGGTATTGGCAACAATGTAGTGCACTTTCTACAAAAGCATTAGAATAAAATCCATAATAAGTACAAATATTAATAACCCAAAGCTGACATTGACTGGCTGATAGTTAATGGCAACACAGAGTGTACTTAAATCTCACTCTCCTCTTATGGTGCCAACTGACCCATATTGCACAGACTAATAGATGTGGCAGAAGTTCCATTTCAGTTCCTGTATTTACCAGGAAGTACCCAATAAGTGCCAGCAGGTGGCTCCAAAAACACTGCCTGCTAACTGCCTCAACATCCATCATTCTTAGACTAGggtcaggagtttttcctgacaatGTAAACTGACCCGAAGAAACTTCTGGCCCCCACATGTGCTTTGACTCCTTAGGCAATGAGCCTTCTTGATTGACAATTGCTTTATCCTATTGTAGAGGAAACAATGACGAGTTCAGTCTTAGTCCCCAACTCTTACTAACTAGGAAATATAAATTTTTCCATTAAGAAACACAGCTTAGTGGTGATGTCCATGACCACATAGACATCAGTGAAAAGCATTGAAATCGCTACATTTCTGTGCTTGACAAACAATCCTCATTCACAGATCCATTCCCATTCTAGACAAAAATGTCCCAAGGCCCATTCTTGATGAAAATAAAGGGTATAATCATAAGTTGATCATAAAGGACAGATCTATTGAGATAGACAGAACAAGATCAAAGCAGATTGAAGTTAGTGTTGGAGGCAGTTTGGTCATTAGGTTGTTATCAGGGGAGCGGTCAGGCATTGCAGATCAAGTCACAGAGTAGCAGAACAATGGTCACCTTCCATTAAAAACAATAAACAGTCAGGCTATCTATCTAACCTTAAGTTTTAGTTGCAAAAACAGTGGTTGAGAATGTGGTAAACACCTGGGTTGGGGTCCATTCCATTTCACTTCtagaagtaaactgaaattccaatttcaCTTATTGAAAAGCAATGAGCAAAATTGCTACTGGAATTTTAGTTTACTTACGGAATTGACAGAGTTGAAATGGAACTAACCCCATACCTGCTAAACAAACCTACTATGGCCAGATTAAAAACAAatctaaaacttttgactcaaCGTGAGGAGGGATGTTCTGGTGTGATTCTGAGCTGGTTGGTTCCTCAGCGTAACGATAGATTGTGGTGTTTTGTGTTGTAAAGGTCTATGTTGGGTTCAGAGTAAACAGCATCGCTCTTTGAAACTCTTCTTGTTCTTATTCTTGTTCTTCCCCTTGCCGTTTTTGTCCTTGTTTTCTGACATCTTCTTGCCTCGCACCTCTCGCATTAGGTCAAAGAATACCTTGAGAATTGAAAAGAAACAATTTACCTGAACAGACAATTATCAGTCATAGTCCACCACTATTTCTGTATCACTTTATCAACTTGAAAATGGCATATAGAACATAATTGTCTGcagtaattacacacacacacacacacacacacacacacacacacacacacacacacacacacacacacacacacacacacacacacacacacacacacacacacacacaaactgacagTACCTTGTCAACGTTGGCTCGTGTCTTAGCTGATGTCTCTACATACTGCACTCCCCACTCCTCTGCCTTGGCTCGGGCCTCGTCTACAGAGACCTGTCTGCGGTCCTCCAAGTCAGACTTGTTCCCCACAACCAACAGGGGAATCTTATCCTCCTCTGCCTTCACCCGCAGTATCTGCTCCCTGAAACGCACACATTATAAGCATTACAAATACTTTATCTGGATCCAGAGACAGGCATTGAGGTCAGGTGCAAAGGAAAAACATAGGGAAAGGGGAATAGAGGTGTATTGTCTTACAATCAAGAAGTCATGGAAATTATTTCCTAGGTCTATAttgcaggcaaacacacacacacacacacacacacacacacacacacacacacacacacacacgcgcaaatCATAGCTTCCGAGTCTTCTGTCACTACTGTCATAGTGAGTGTTCAGTCTGAAACCCATTAGGCTGCCTTCAAAGCCATGCTAGGATACATGAGGAGTTAGTCATGGTACCAACCTGAACTCTGCAGTAGCTGTGAAGGACTCGTGTTCTGTGATGGAGAAGACTAGCAGGAAGCCCTCTCCACTCCTGAAGTAGTTGTCTCTGATGGCAGCATAGTCCTCCTGTCCAGCCGTGTCCAGGATGTCGATCTGGACCTCCTCTCCATCTAGCACCACCTTCTTCCTGTAGCTGTCTGCCTTGGTGGGCTCATAGTCCTCCACAAACTAGGAGGAGGAACCACAGAACCGTCAGAACGATTCATCAGTCACGACAGTACGTCACAGAGTGTAATGTGGAAATAGGCTGGGAGGCATCGTCACGAAGATTAGGTATAAGTTAGAAAACAAAGCTTCTACACAATACAGCTTTGAAACATTAACATATCACAAAAAGTAACAAGTATTAGTGATGGGGGGGAAGTCGATATAGTTAAAtattgggatattatttttgacgatatattgtatagttttgacaatatcgcaatattattttttgcgctagttggctgtacctgcaccaaaatgcattttttcccccttcatAACTTGTTCTCCATATTATTTTTAAATATCAgcacttatttccatgactgatcaaaactcattttcttatggctctctcttgtccctctgcagcagacatatggtaagcaatatgtttagaacattgaatcgcaataaaatcataTCGCCacctaagtatcatgataatatcatattgtgaggaccctggcaattcccagccctaacaAGTATGTGTGTCGTGCTCTCACCTCGTCGTACATGAACTGCAGCGTGAGGGCGGACTTGCCCACGCCACCACTCCCCACCATAATGACCTTGTGCAAGGCCAGAGAACTCTGGGTCTTACTCTTACTGGCAGCCATCTCtggtctctgtcacacacaccgtcACTATGTCCAAACACTCACTGACACCACCTGTAGAGACAGAAAGTACAACAGTCAgtcagtgaacacacacacacacacacacacaatacagataATACACACAGCAACAGTCCTTTGAGCTGTTGTTgtttattgatgttctgtattatgtcattctgtattatgtttcatgttttgtgtgggccccaggaagagtagctgctgcttttgcaacagctaatggggatcctaataaaataccaaatacacacagtacacacacacattgcccaGTCAATCACAGAGCCTACTAAAACTGATGGTCAACCTGTTCGATGAAAAGCACTCACAAAACCTTACACATAGTTGAACCGAGCTTGTGAAACCAAACCAGCCTACGTTGCAGCCAGTCCCAAACCTCATCCTCACACTGCCAAATAGGCTGGTCATGAATCTCACAGCAGACTTTAACAGCTGGCTTAGTGGGGTTC
This genomic window contains:
- the LOC139546651 gene encoding ras-related protein Ral-B — translated: MAASKSKTQSSLALHKVIMVGSGGVGKSALTLQFMYDEFVEDYEPTKADSYRKKVVLDGEEVQIDILDTAGQEDYAAIRDNYFRSGEGFLLVFSITEHESFTATAEFREQILRVKAEEDKIPLLVVGNKSDLEDRRQVSVDEARAKAEEWGVQYVETSAKTRANVDKVFFDLMREVRGKKMSENKDKNGKGKNKNKNKKSFKERCCLL